A window of Fusarium falciforme chromosome 1, complete sequence genomic DNA:
GGTGAGCTTGGCAATGCACTCGGTGTCGGTGTCAGTCTCGAACTTGAAGCCCTTGGCCGAGAGGAGGGTCTTCAGCTCCTTGTAGTTAGTGATGATACCGTTGTGGACGACGGTGAACTCCCAGCTGGGGTCGGATCTGCATTCAGGGGAAAACAGGTCAGCAAAAGATGTCTCCAGGCGCACCCAATCCAGCGCCAGTTCCAAGTTTCAAAAACGGGAACCAACACCGCGTCTAAATCAGGGCAAGATTTGCAGGCTAAAAACGTACCGGTGAGGGTGGCAGTTGATGGTGGAGGGAGGACCGTGGGTGGCCCATCGGGTGTGGGCAATACCGGCGTGTGAATCAAAGATCTTCTCAAGGTCGATGTCCGACTCAtcgacgagcttcttgagcttggcaacCTTGCCAACCTCCTTGAAGGCCAggacctccttcttcttgtcgccaTCGATGGCTAGACCGGCCGAGTCATATCCTCGATACTCAAGACGGGACAGACCTGTTGGACAGGTTATGTCAGCAATACGAAGCTTGTGTCGTCTCACCATTGACTGGCGGGGCGGGGAATGGTTGATGAAGGGGCGGCCGAGGGGGCGTTTGACGTTGTGAAGAGGGGCAGCTGAGGAGGGGAAGGGGGGCAACGTGGGAGCACTGACCGTTGATCAGAGTGTCGAGGATGAACTTGCGGTCCTTTTCCACCAGGTAGTTGATGTATCCAAAAATGCCACTGCAAGTCGAGTGCAATTAGCCATCGTATTCTTGTCAATTGGGCCCTTCCATTGACCGccagctccatctccatctttcCGCTTCGCCCAtggccatcatgaccatTCCCTCCGTCTCATGTTGCATCTCTCGGAGGCAAGAGTCGGTGAAAACGCAGTAGGCGGCGGGCGACGGCGGAGAGGGGGAGGATAGAGCTAGGCGGCAACAAAAGCGGTGACGGGGAAGCTCCCTTACCACATCTTGACTGAGCTCTGTGCGGGAGGAAGACGTTCGCAATGGGGTTCGGGTTGAAAGGGCGGTCGGGGTGGAGAGCGAAGCGCAGAGCAGAGCGGGAGAACAGGCGGATCAGTTGAAAGGGGGTATCACGAAGCAGAATGTATGGTatgagaggagagaggagaggagaggaggagggaagaagggaaagcTGACGGGGGAGAGCTTGTTGTATATGTAGTCGTTTGGTGGTCAGGACTGAGAATGGCGGGCAAAGCGGTAGGTGCTGTacagtagcagcagcagtagcGGTATCCATGAGAGGCTTGGCCCCAGCTTCCCAATGTGGAGTATCCATGGTGAGGTAGGTACGGCCCTGGCCCTGTTGCTTCCAGTTGCCTCCAATGGAAGTGCCTGGACCTCAGCAACGAAACATGtcctcccctccctctcttACCTTTCGGACTCTAGCTTCTAGCCCGCCTCAGAAACCCGAGGAGCAGGCTCCTGCGTCTCTCACCCTTAGCAAGTGGGCAGAGTGGGGTTGCGGATGACAGTGGGAGGGGAGTGGAGGGGTGTGTGCTTGACAGGGGCTGCAGATGGCTTGCCAGCCCTTTCTAGGGGCGAGAAAGAGAGGGATTCTTCGATTGTTGATTTGTTTGTCCAGGCTGACTACCAGAGTGAGTTGACCGGTCCCCGACCAGTAGGTTCCAAAACATTCCTATCTTCCTGACTATTGATGATTGAAAGCTGACAGGTCAAGCAGGCCAGACAGAGAGAGCTAGAGCTGTCTCTGGCCGTAGTGATAAACGTCTGTGGGGGGTGTGGCCCCCCCCTTCTCAAGCCGGGCGGCTCACCAGTTTGAGATGGCTCAGGGATATTCCGCCATCGGGTGTTTTGAGTTGAGTCGACTCTATGCTGCTGCTACCAACAATCACTCGCCCATTGGCCGTTGTTATCCTCATTGCACTGCATCTCATCAGAGCACAAGAGTGCCCCCAGTGTTATCGTGGTCGTGGCTCTCCCGTGTCGTCGATGGGCGAGTCAGAACGTGATGGAAGCCAAGGTCAGCCATCATTCATGGTTGCATAAGGGTCCAGATGGGGCTCTGGCTCAATCTTAGCCACCACTCTATTACTTACCTCTTACACTCGAGTAGGTAATCGCAAAGGGCCACCAACCGCGGCCAGCATGTTTCCATGCTTCTAAGAATACCACTTCGGGTCTTGCCTCGTCGACGCtagctccatcatggctcggTGGGCGGTGCCAGGCCGAGTTCATGGGTCTGCAGAAAAAAGACAGCTCTAGCTTCGCATCATGAAAGCTTTTGTCACGGCAACGCATCTCGCCGAGCCGCCCACACGGTAGCCCGTCATGGCAAACCCAATTTCGCCATTCGTTCGCGGGACGCGCCTTTTGAAAGCTTGAtggtactgtactgtacggAATCATGCCTCCAGGACACCTGCTAAACGTTTGCTCCGGGGGGCAAAGAAACATCAGTCGAGCCCAATTGTTTGCCGAAACACTCGCCTCAAGCTTTGTCTCAATACTACCCTACTGATGCGTGCCCGCATGCAGTCTATCAcctatcatcatcaacaacagccaggtgcatcatcaccaccaccacatcaCCAGCCGCACGGGGTCCCCGAGCCCTTGTCCCGCCGCTACGGCAAAGCCTCCGTCAGGCACGCACCGGAAACTTGCATCTCGCTTCTCCAGGACGCCTCTCCACCAAGAAACCGGATCTCAACAACCATCACGAACCAAAGATCTGCTCCTCCATACGAGCTCTCAACCTCGCGTGTTCCTTATCACTACAGGAATAGCTTCTACTAAAATAAAGCATGCATCCTGTGGCGAAGCTCACCCCTGGACTTGAGCCGGTATTTGTGTCACCCGATCCTGCCCGGCTCTGGACACACAAACGTCGTCATTCTCGTTCGTATTTCTCCAGGCTCGGACCTCTTAGCACCAGTGTCCCACTCTCTTCTCTCGGCACTGGCAGATCCCCTGCGTTGACCAAGACGCAGGCCCCTGACCCTCGCCCCCGAGACAAAAACGTCACCCAGAGAGAGACAAGACAGGATCCCCAGGGGCAGCCACCAAAACCGTCCTCTGGGGCGGTGGACATGGCGCCAGATCGTCCCCAGGTCGTGGGTCTCTATTCTTCTCACAGCCTCAATCGCCGCCTCCGGGCTCCCCTACAAATGAAAAGCCTCCAAGAATAGCACTCCTAGCGCCAGTTCCGCTCGGCGTTCCTCCCCTTCTCAAGCAAAGCCAAGCGCAAGCGCGGGCGGCGTTGGCAATGGGGATACGGATGCGGTTCTtattctccatctccagcatTCCTCGGAAGAACTTTGCTTTTCTCTGCCGGACTCTAGACCTTGCCGTTCTACCGTCGTTGCTATTGTTGGCTCAATTGTCTCGCCTTGTGGTGCCACCATCCGACGTCATACTCTCTGGTCTTGTCCCTGACGTTGGTTTAGATTACACTCCTCACAAAGAAACAACGGCGAGGAAAAGAGCCATTCACCATTCATCAACCGCCAGCAGCGGGCCGCAACCAGCCATCCAGCTCTCTCACATCAGCCACGTTGCCCGAAAAAGGGGGCGTGCAAGTCCCCGCTGAGCTGACTCCCGTCATCAAGCAAATGATCAAGTGGGTGTCAGCCCCAGCCAAGGACAGGGCCCCGCGCGTTGCTGCGGCTGTTGCTTGTTTAGGAGTTAGAGGCTGGAGAACCCAAACAAACGCCAAACGCCAGAGTTGATAACTACCTAATGATACAGCTCGCTATCAAGATGCCTCTTTCACGATAGTCCTGGGCTAGCCTTAAACCGCGGCACCCTCAACTCACAGAAATAACTCGCCAGGCGCTGTAAGCACCGCACGAACTGAGCCAAGCTTGACACAGACCGCTCACAGGCGTGGCTTGACCCTTAGCCGGTGCGAAAGATGCTCAGCCCTAAGCTAAAGAGAGCCGTCGACATTACTCGGTTGGTGTTCTAGACGGGTCCTGATGCGCGCCCTTTTCTCCCGTCTCTCTCATGGCGCTCAGCAGTAAACCGCGTTCAGCACCCTCGGCCGGCCGTGAGCTGACTGGGGGCGGAAATCTCGCATGCGAGAATTCAGCCTTGCGAACTCGAGTGGGGATGCTCCGTTGCTCGCTGACAGGACGAAACGTCTGGCTGCTTGGCTGCTTACACGGACATGGATCTCGGGGATCTGACGCTCCCCATGTcctatcacatcacatcccCGACCGTAATCGTTTATCCAACGGTTGTTCTTCCGAGACGCCATGTGCATTCCTGCTTCTAGGGCTGAGCCAATCTATAGCCGCCGGCCCTGACTCTATTGtacagtccagtccagttcAGTATTGGTGGATTGATTACCCAGCGACCCTGTATCCTTCAACCTCCATCATCCGTGGAGTTTCTCCTCGCCGTAGTATCATATTCATCTTGGCGTGCCGTACTCCCTTCCCTGCTTACAGCTTCTGATACTCGAGCTTaccctcgagcttcttggcctcggccacCTTGCGAACCGCCTTGTTGAAGTCATCTTGGTTGATTGATTCCCGATAATCCTTGATGGCAAACAGGCCACTGTTCTGTGTGTCAGCAATTCGATTCCAACGTGGTTTCATATGAGCTCCTGgttggagaagagggagtGCTTACGCTTCAGTAACCACGTTTCGCAAGTCAGCACCGTTCAGTCCGTCGCTCATCTTGACCACACTCTCAAAGTCAATGTCACCATCAACCACGACGCTTTGCGAGTGAATCTTGAGAATCTCGAGTCGCCCGACCTCGTTGGGCAGCGGGATCTCAATCTTTCGGTCCAGACGACCAGCACGGAGCAGAGCGGGGTCCAGCGTGTCAGGTCTGTTGGTAGCCATGAtgatcttggtcttgccCAGGTAGTCGAAACCGTCAAGCTGGTTGAGCAGCTCCATCAGTGTTCGCTGGATTTCACGATCGGCACTTGTACCCTCAGAGAATCGTCGTCCACCGATGGCGTCAATCTCGTCCATGAAGATGATGCAGGGCTCGTGCTCCTTGGCATATCCGAACATCTCGCGGATGAGTCGCGCCGACTCACCAATGTACTTGTCGACAATGGCGGAGGAGACGACTAACTCGTTGTTAGTTCGGGGTGCGCAACACGAGATTTGGTTGTAGAAACCGTACCTTTCAGGAAGTTTGTCTCCAGACTGCTTGCGACTGCTCGTGCCAGAAGAGTCTTGCCTGTTCCAGGAGGTCCATAGAGCAAGACACCCTTGGGAGGCTTGATGCCTACTCGCAAGAACAACTCGGGGTTCTTGAGGGGAAGCTCAATGACCTCTCGCAGCTCTCGGATCTGATCGTTGAGTCCACCGATACCGGCAAAGCTCACTTGACCGGGGTCCTCCAACGACATGTTGTACACCAGGGGATCGACCTCGCGGGGAAGCATTCGCATGATCGTGAGTGTCGTCATATCGAGGGCAACACGGGTACCTTGCTTCAGCTTCACCTTGTCGACCTTTGATCTGCAGCCGACGACATATCGTGGTCCGGAGGAGGCCTTGACGATGACTGCAGAACGATTAGCTTTCGTCTCCCTCGTTGATTCGCCTCGCCGTCTCACATCGTTCATCGTCGAGCTGTTTTAGGACCTCGCCAATAATCTGTCCCACGCTCTGAAGTGCCTTGATGTTGTCCTCGGTCCTGTCAAACTCCCTTTGCATGTCCTTGATCTCCAGGCGTAGgctcttgagcttggcctcCCACTCTCGAGACTCGAGGAGCCTCGCCCGGTACGAGTTGAGGGCGGCTTGGCGCTCTTCCTCTGCGGTCATGGTCGCAAACGTAAATCGGACGATTTAAATGCTGAGAGCTTTCGGGTATGGCTGAAGGGGCTCGCGAGTCGGGTATTGGGAGGTTAGTTGCTTGGTGAATGGGGAGGTGTTGTGTTTGGCTGGCCAAGGTGGTTGCTCATGGCAGATGGAGAGCTTACCTCACCAGCTGGAGCCTTCCGCTAACCCCTGCAGGTCAACAGGGCAGCTTGGCCCGGCAGAATCTCGGAACTTGAACCGTGCTTTTGGGTAGATCTAATCGTGAAGTTGCCTACCCTGTATAACAATCATGACATTCGAGGGCGTCCAAAGAATGGCTACCTATTCCTATCTGTTAAGACACGGGCTGAAGGGATAATTGATTCTAAATTGCCAGGTTTTGGTCGTTGGCACTGAGAAAGAGGATGTGGGAATATGACAATCTAGGACACATATAGTACCTTAGGCACATGATTGATTGAGCATCTATGCAATCCTTGTTCGAAGTATATGGCAGAGGACCATACTAAATACTACGAAACCATTATACATGCTATACAAGACCCCCAATTCAAAACGGCCCCCCTTTACCACCACAGAGCGTGAAGTCTCCAGGATGGCAGCTCGTCATACTGGCCCGATAAACAGCCGAGGGCGATCGTGCCTCGAGGACCCAACTCCATGACGCAGAATAATCAATGGTGACCTTAACGACAAGTCCGGCATCATTAGACTCTGCAATCTGGGGTTCTATTGGACAGTGGCGTGCTCCGGGTCGCATGTTTGTTTCCAATCTCATCAGAGTTGGCGGCTCGAGACGGATGTGAGCTGTCGTGGGTGCGTTGAACCGCACCGAGGAAGTTCTCCATGAAGTTGTCTCTGGGGCGGGGGTTGCGCCCAACAGGCTCGAGTATTTGTCCAAGATTCTTCGTCTAACAGCGAAATAGACGACAGGCTCCATCACTCCTTGTCGCCGTCCTCACCCTCGGCAGGAGCCGCGGCATCTGAGGCTGCCTTTGGCTCTCCCTCGGCATCGAAGCCGAGGGCGTCCAACTCTCGGATCAACtcgttgatcttgatgaccttggcgATTTGCTCGGGCAACAGGGCCTCgccgccctccttcttgttcttgagctccttggcctgcttcagcttcttcttaaGATTGCGTGCCTTCTTCTCGCGCTCAACTTCGGGGTCGACTTCCTCAGGTTTGGACTCCTGCGCCGCAGCAGCTGCGTCGTCGCCTTCCGtagcagccttggccttcttccgAGCCTCGCGCCTCTTTGCGTTCTTGTTGCTGGCGGCCGACGACTGCTCAGTCTTCTCGTCCTTTAGCCCCGCGGCGCCGGGAATGCCGATCCTCTTGCCGCGCTCGCGGAAGGCCTCGGCGGTGCGGTTTTTGTAGACCTCGACATCTTCCGCGGGGCGGTAGCCGGGGCGGATCTTGATTGCCTTGCGGGTGCTGCCATCGGCGCGGACGGACTGGGGGATTTCGCGCTCGCCGCTGGCCTCGTCGGTGACGATGCCCGAGTTTGTGGGCTGAGACGgcattctttcttttctgATAGGGAAGCGCGAGTCTGTCGGGAGGATGGAAACTCGGACGTGATTATCGTCGTTGGGCTTGGGGGGTTTGTTCGGCAGGTGCCGAGGCAAGCTAAAGCAGAGCGAACTTGCGCTCGAAGCCTGGAGTTTTGGAGGGGTTGGAGGGGTCGCATGTGGCTGAGAGTGAAGCTCGACTGAGCCACAAGTTGACCGTGGCTGGTGAACAATTGCTTCCAAGCTGAGGCTGACTTCTCTTAAGCGGGTGGTAAGGCATGGTTTTTGTACCAAGGTAAGAAGCGTACTTGCCAGATCTACGTAAAAGACCATGACTTTGCTCATTGATTGTGATTCTAGTGTGATATTATGTGTGCTTAGGTATTTGACATTTTACTTGTTGTTTGATGCACAGAAACGAGCACCTCGCAAAGATGACTGCATTCCACGGAATTGATAATAAACTGTTACACATTCAACGGGAATGACACAAATGTTTACACATTTCATGTGACAGGCCTTGCACAAAGTGCTTTCCCTTTATTATTCTCGAAACATTTGTTCTCATCTGCCGGAAATACATGGCACCCCTGGCGATGGATCTCAGAATGAGCTTATTGGACTTTGGCTCGACGCGAGGGAGAGCTGAGATGAGATCGTTTGACCAAAAGTGTAAAAATCACCGAGCTTCTTATTGGATGATTACTCCCTGTAGCTTACTGGATCCTCCTTGCTTTGGGGCGCCCCGTTTGTAAGTCCCCGTCTCACGTAAAACGTCGTCCACGTTACGCAGGACGTTCATTGTGTTATTTGGAGTGGCATTGCATTGATTCTGGGGTTATTCTGCGACCGAGACTGACAGACCGGCTTGGGTTGTTCTTGGGTTGAGTCACCCAGGCCAACGCATAGGAATAGTGCCATCCATATCTCTGGTCAGCCCAAAGGCCTCCAGGTGCATGGATGTCAGGCATATGGCAGCCCGACAAAACAAGCAAGTAAAATTCATGACAATGGGTCCCACGAAGCGGTGTAATACGGAAATAGTATTACGGCAcactcctccttcttctccctaCACGGTATTTCGTACCCTCGACTCCGTACTCTCGCTGATACATGGCTGGCTGAATCCCTGCCACAGAGTGGGATGATGGCTTGCCGTGTTTGATGAGCAGCCCCTACCCGAAATCGCCAGCACTGGCCAATGCTTTGGACTTTGGAGGAGACTCACACGTCACATCGTCCAATTAGAATGGGATGGTCCGTCACCATCTCATGCGTTGGTGAACGTGGCAGGCCGACAGTCCACGCAAAATGTGCCTGAATCAAGCTTTGAGAGGAAGAAAGGGCTCGGTTATGGTAATGATGATGGATCCAGGGCGGGACACTACGGGTCAATGCTTCCCTGGAGTCGGTGACATGGAGCCTTGGTCCGGTACGTTACTGTCCATTCACTAGGCAAGGCATTCCGTCAGGTTTATTCAAGCCACCCACTTACTCCCACTCCCTTGGATAGTTTCAAGTTTTGACCGAGGCCACTCTCCCTCACACGCAGTGATCAACACCCTCTTCTGACACGGGTTCATGTCTCTGTGTTTGTTGCAAATACCAAACGACAAGAGTAAAAACAAGGCAATGAATCATAGTGTGACATCATGTCCTCCCATGATTGTCCGTCTCTGCTGGCAACCAACCGTTGCCGCCTCACGCTATGCTCTTCCGCTGGCGTTGTCCCCAGTTAATGAAAGGCCAATCAAGCCTCCCATGCCCCTTGATGACACTCATTAAGCTTAATCTCTGTCTCTTGTTAGCCCGGCCTAGATTAAGGCCCAGCTGCCCCCTACGCCCCGTCGTGCGCCAACGTGCACCTGATGCCCGTCTTGCAGGTGGTGCATCGTttaaagggtaatattaagagACGCCCAAAAGCGTCCCTGCTTTAAAAACAGTCGGTACATAACAAGTACCTACCCTGCCCCGTTGGGTCTGCCCTGTGTAATACAGGAATCCCACCGCCCGTTTCGCAACTCTGTTTCTATTTCTCCCGACTCTCCCCCAAGCTACACGGGGAGACCTCTTCATTCAAAGGCAGTGCCTTTTATGATCACGTTATTCGGCTACGAAGCTATTTACGAAAAGTACCGATGGGCTTATAAGCTGGTGTTGGTTACACAGCTCCCACCCCGAGATCGTCGACCATCTATTCTATACCTCCACCGTCATCGCTGCCAAGAATGACGGCTCCCGATACATCGCAAGAAGCCAAGACGGCCGGTCACGGGCATGCGGCCCCCAataccaagaccaagaccagtCTGGTGGATACCTCGGATGCCCTGACCCCGGATCCAGGCACCGAGGACATGTTCAAGATTGAGCACAACAAATTCGCCTTCAGCCCGGGTCAATTATCCAAGCTGCTCAACCCAAAGAGCCTCAACGCCTTTTATGCCCTTGGCGGTATCGATGGCCTAGAGAAGGGCCTGAGGACAGATCGAAATGCCGGTCTCAGTGTTGAAGAGTCGACGCTCGATGGCGAGGTTGCCTTTCACGATGTTGCGCCTGAGGGGACCCCAAGACATGGCACGGCTGGAGATGCTGTCCCAGAGGCCACCACAGAGGCTGCGGTCCATATTCCTCCACCAGAGGATCCCCATCCCACAGGCATCTTTTGCGACCGCAAGAAGGTGTTTCGTGATAATCGTCTCCCCGAGAAAAAGACAAAGTCCTTGCTCGAAATCGCCTGGACAACATACAACGACAAAGTTCTTATTCTCCTCACTATCgctgccatcatctccttaGCACTGGGACTGTACCAGACTTTTGGTGGTGATCATAAAGAAGGCGAGCCCAAGGTTGAGTGGGTTGAGGGTGTGGCTATCATAGTTGCTATCGTGTAAGccaggccatcgccaagaacTGGGATGCGTTAACTGATGATAACAGTATTGTCGTGCTTGTCGGTACCATCAATGATTGGCATATGCAGCGACAATTCACACGACTCACCAAGAAGACAAATGATCGCATGGTAAATGTTATCCGCTCTGGAAAATCGCAAGAGATATCTATCTCGGATGTCATGGTAGGAGATGTGATGCATCTCGCCACCGGAGACATTGTCCCAGTTGATGGCATCTTCATCCAAGGCAGCGCCGTCAAGTGTGACGAGTCCTCGGCCACGGGAGAGTCtgatcttctcaagaagTCGCCAGCGGCCGATGTATTCCACGCCATTCAGAAGCTTGACACCAAAgaggctgagaagcttgaccccttcatcatctcgggAAGCAAGGTCAACGAGGGCAACGGAACATTCCTGGTAACCGCGGTTGGTGTCAACTCCAGCTATGGCCGCATCTCGATGGCATTGCGTACTGAGCAGGAGGACACACCActccagaagaagctcaacatcCTCGCGGACTGGATCGCCAAGTtcggtgctggtgctgcctTGTTGCTCTTCATCGCCCTCTTCATCAAGTTCTGCGCCCATCTCCCAAACAACCACGGCACTCCCTCTGAGAAGGGCCAGGAGTTCATGAAGATCTTTATCGTTTCTGTcactgtcgtcgtcgtcgctgtccCGGAAGGTCTCCCCTTGGCCGTCACCCTGGCACTTAGCTTTGCTACTGTCAAGATGCTTCGTGATAACAATCTTGTCCGTGTCCTCAAGGCCTGCGAGACCATGGGAAATGCCACTACTGTCTGCTCTGACAAGACCGGAACTCTCACCCAGAACAAGATGACAGTTGTCGCCACTACTCTCGGCAAGAGCACCAGCTTCGGTGGTACTAATGCTCCCATGGACAAGTCGTTGAAGATCGACCAggatgccatcaccatccccaATGTGTCGGAATCCGAGTTTGCCAACGGGCTCAGCCAGCAGGTCAAGGAAATCCTCACACAGTCCAACGTGCTCAACTCGACTGCCTTCGAAGGCGAGCAGGATGGTGTCAAGACCTTTATCGGATCAAAGACAGAGGTTGCTCTTCTGACCTTTTGTCGAGACCACCTTGGAGCAGGCCCTGTTCAAGAGATTAGGACCTCTGCCCAGGTGGTCCAAACGATCCCCTTCGACAGCAAGTACAAGTACAGTGCCGTCGTAGTCAAGCTGGCCAATGGAAAGTACAGAGTGTACGTCAAAGGTGCTTCTGAGATTCTCCTCGAGAAGTGCAGCAAGACCCTAGAAAACGTGTCTCAAGGCGAGCCGACCACAGTCCTCCTGACAGACGCAGATCGTAACATGTTCAACATGATCATCAGCTCCTATGCTGGGCAGACGCTCCGGACCATCGGCTCTTCATACCGAGACTTTGAGTCCTGGCCACCCGATGGAGCAGTATCCAAGGAAAACCCCAGCCAGGCCGACTTCAACGCTGTTCACAAGGACATGACCCTCATTGGCATCTATGGTATCAAAGACCCTCTGCGACCGACCGTGATCGATGCCCTCAAGGACTGCCGCCGTGCCGGTGTGTTTGTGAGAATGGTCACTGGCGACAACATCCAGACGGCCTCTGCTATCGCTTCTGAATGTGGCATCTTCCGCCCCGACGAGGGTGGAATTGCGATGGAAGGCCCAGACTTCCGTAGACTTCCAcccgaggagctcaagcagAAGGTCAAGCATCTTCAGGTCCTCGCTCGCTCAAGTCCTGAGGATAAGAGGATTCTGGTCCGTACTCTAAAGGAGCTTGGAGAGACTGTCGCTGTCACTGGCGATGGAACCAACGACGCTCCCGCACTGAAGATGGCGGATATTGGTTTCTCGATGGGTATTGCTGGCACTGAGGTTGCCAAGGAGGCATCCTCTATCATCCTGCTTGATGACAAGTGAGTGAGCCGTCTCTGGAGATTTGCAATGACTTGAATACTGACAATATTTAGCTTTGCATCCATCGTCAAGGGTCTCATGTGGGGTCGTGCTGTCAACGATTCAGTCAAGAAGTTCCTCCAGGTAGGCTTGATATCTCAACAAGCTTCGACTTGGCTAACTAGGTGACGTCTAGTTCCAATTGACCGTCAACGTCACAGCTGTGGTATTGACTTTCGTCTCGGCAGTGGCAAGCAGCAAGCAAGAGTCTGTCCTGAATGCTGTGCAACTGCTCTG
This region includes:
- a CDS encoding Putative 26S protease subunit rpt4, with translation MTAEEERQAALNSYRARLLESREWEAKLKSLRLEIKDMQREFDRTEDNIKALQSVGQIIGEVLKQLDDERFIVKASSGPRYVVGCRSKVDKVKLKQGTRVALDMTTLTIMRMLPREVDPLVYNMSLEDPGQVSFAGIGGLNDQIRELREVIELPLKNPELFLRVGIKPPKGVLLYGPPGTGKTLLARAVASSLETNFLKVVSSAIVDKYIGESARLIREMFGYAKEHEPCIIFMDEIDAIGGRRFSEGTSADREIQRTLMELLNQLDGFDYLGKTKIIMATNRPDTLDPALLRAGRLDRKIEIPLPNEVGRLEILKIHSQSVVVDGDIDFESVVKMSDGLNGADLRNVVTEAGLFAIKDYRESINQDDFNKAVRKVAEAKKLEGKLEYQKL
- a CDS encoding Mago-bind domain-containing protein; protein product: MPSQPTNSGIVTDEASGEREIPQSVRADGSTRKAIKIRPGYRPAEDVEVYKNRTAEAFRERGKRIGIPGAAGLKDEKTEQSSAASNKNAKRREARKKAKAATEGDDAAAAAQESKPEEVDPEVEREKKARNLKKKLKQAKELKNKKEGGEALLPEQIAKVIKINELIRELDALGFDAEGEPKAASDAAAPAEGEDGDKE
- a CDS encoding Calcium-transporting ATPase encodes the protein MTAPDTSQEAKTAGHGHAAPNTKTKTSLVDTSDALTPDPGTEDMFKIEHNKFAFSPGQLSKLLNPKSLNAFYALGGIDGLEKGLRTDRNAGLSVEESTLDGEVAFHDVAPEGTPRHGTAGDAVPEATTEAAVHIPPPEDPHPTGIFCDRKKVFRDNRLPEKKTKSLLEIAWTTYNDKVLILLTIAAIISLALGLYQTFGGDHKEGEPKVEWVEGVAIIVAIVIVVLVGTINDWHMQRQFTRLTKKTNDRMVNVIRSGKSQEISISDVMVGDVMHLATGDIVPVDGIFIQGSAVKCDESSATGESDLLKKSPAADVFHAIQKLDTKEAEKLDPFIISGSKVNEGNGTFLVTAVGVNSSYGRISMALRTEQEDTPLQKKLNILADWIAKFGAGAALLLFIALFIKFCAHLPNNHGTPSEKGQEFMKIFIVSVTVVVVAVPEGLPLAVTLALSFATVKMLRDNNLVRVLKACETMGNATTVCSDKTGTLTQNKMTVVATTLGKSTSFGGTNAPMDKSLKIDQDAITIPNVSESEFANGLSQQVKEILTQSNVLNSTAFEGEQDGVKTFIGSKTEVALLTFCRDHLGAGPVQEIRTSAQVVQTIPFDSKYKYSAVVVKLANGKYRVYVKGASEILLEKCSKTLENVSQGEPTTVLLTDADRNMFNMIISSYAGQTLRTIGSSYRDFESWPPDGAVSKENPSQADFNAVHKDMTLIGIYGIKDPLRPTVIDALKDCRRAGVFVRMVTGDNIQTASAIASECGIFRPDEGGIAMEGPDFRRLPPEELKQKVKHLQVLARSSPEDKRILVRTLKELGETVAVTGDGTNDAPALKMADIGFSMGIAGTEVAKEASSIILLDDNFASIVKGLMWGRAVNDSVKKFLQFQLTVNVTAVVLTFVSAVASSKQESVLNAVQLLWVNLIMDTFAALALATDPPTRSVLDRKPDRKSAPLITLRMSKMIIGQAICQLAITFVLNFGGKKLLGWYDDSEHDAKALKTLVFNTFVWLQIFNEINNRRLDNKLNIFEGLHRNIFFIVINIIMVGGQVLIIFVGDQAFEIVRLNGREWGLSIGLGAISLPWGALIRLCPDEWVAACLPGFIHRRWLAPPAEEMASEKSLESDDDDFARPPLRVMSSIRGPRVQQHIGFRERMRRYKERTQEKAQETKERTKEVKDKAKGAESEVAEK